Proteins found in one Aerosakkonema funiforme FACHB-1375 genomic segment:
- the arfB gene encoding alternative ribosome rescue aminoacyl-tRNA hydrolase ArfB, with amino-acid sequence MLQISNTVAIPEDEIEMSAVRSQGSGGQNVNKVATAIHLRFDIIASSLPDRYKERLLKLNDQRLTKEGVIVIKAQEHRTQEQNREEALQRLQDLIKSAIAVPKPRKKSKPTRSSQQKRLDSKTKRSQIKTLRGKVNDE; translated from the coding sequence ATGTTGCAAATTTCCAACACAGTCGCTATTCCAGAAGATGAAATCGAAATGAGTGCCGTTCGCTCTCAGGGATCGGGGGGACAAAATGTAAATAAGGTGGCGACGGCGATTCACCTACGTTTTGATATTATCGCTTCTTCATTACCCGATCGCTACAAAGAGCGACTGTTGAAATTGAACGACCAGCGCCTTACCAAAGAAGGTGTGATTGTGATTAAAGCGCAAGAACATCGCACTCAAGAACAGAATCGAGAAGAAGCATTGCAACGACTGCAAGATTTGATTAAAAGTGCGATCGCAGTTCCCAAACCCCGGAAAAAGAGCAAACCAACTCGCAGTTCTCAACAGAAACGTCTGGATAGCAAAACTAAGCGATCGCAAATCAAGACATTGCGCGGAAAAGTTAACGATGAGTAA
- a CDS encoding Precorrin-3B methylase: MAKQEEPLTGEALIKEVCRRIRVARSYWDAHNNPACRGERERALALYNTLTKEQKDEIPQQLRVWLRYRSEKYFGAHRTPPKSKRKSK, encoded by the coding sequence ATGGCAAAACAGGAAGAACCCCTCACAGGAGAAGCACTCATCAAAGAAGTCTGTCGGCGGATTCGGGTAGCTCGTAGCTACTGGGATGCTCATAATAATCCTGCCTGTCGGGGAGAACGAGAGCGAGCATTAGCCCTTTACAACACGCTGACCAAAGAACAAAAAGACGAAATTCCGCAACAGTTGCGAGTGTGGTTGCGCTACCGCAGTGAAAAATACTTTGGCGCACACCGCACACCACCCAAGTCC